Proteins co-encoded in one Brassica oleracea var. oleracea cultivar TO1000 chromosome C4, BOL, whole genome shotgun sequence genomic window:
- the LOC106337845 gene encoding uncharacterized protein LOC106337845: MRDRLSTGSRMVQWNANVDASCIFCQIPMETVGHLFFECQFSEQIWRNLARSVMRERYTSNWSEIIRVLMDEKQDKLQLFTIRYLFQVSVHGIWRERNRRRHGETASPPDLLAKLFEKTMRNRFSIAQRRKDKKLEGGLQFWFSNR, encoded by the coding sequence ATGAGAGATAGGCTATCAACCGGGAGTAGAATGGTTCAATGGAATGCAAACGTTGACGCCTCTTGTATCTTCTGTCAAATACCTATGGAGACAGTGGGTCATCTTTTCTTTGAGTGTCAATTCTCTGAGCAGATATGGAGGAATCTGGCGAGAAGTGTAATGAGGGAGAGATACACATCAAACTGGTCTGAGATAATAAGGGTCTTAATGGATGAGAAGCAAGATAAGCTTCAACTCTTCACTATCAGATATCTATTCCAGGTATCGGTTCATGGAATTTGGAGGGAAAGAAACAGAAGACGACATGGAGAGACAGCTTCCCCCCCTGATCTCTTAGCCAAATTGTTTGAGAAGACTATGCGAAACAGATTTTCGATAGCTCAGAGGAGGAAGGATAAGAAGCTTGAGGGTGGGCTTCAATTCTGGTTTTCGAACAGATAG
- the LOC106341519 gene encoding polygalacturonase-like — translation MANNISYPCTIMLFFIVFYLINSSNAMPSFNVQRYGARGDGRTDATEPFLTAWSLACESRARAMVYIPRGTYLVRNLVFWGPCKNIITFKIDGTLVAPENYWSIGSSGYWILFAKVNRISVYGGILDARGAGYWSCRKKGGHCPQGARSISFSWCDNVLLSGLTSLNSQNIHVTVHHSSNVRIQNIRIRAPSGSPNTDGIIVQASSGVTISGGVIGTGDDCIALNPGSKNIWIERLNCGPGHGISIGSLGEYANEEGVQNITVTSSIFTKTQNGVRIKSWGRPSNGFVRNVQFRNLVMRNVENPLIIDQNYCPSRKGCPNQSSGVKISGVTYANIKGTSATPVAMKLDCSGSNHCTGITLKNINLKYMRRSSASYCKNAHGRASGVMIPRNCM, via the exons ATGGCCAATAACATCTCTTATCCTTGTACCATCATGTTATTCTTCATTGTTTTCTATCTTATCAACTCATCAAACGCAATGCCATCGTTTAATGTACAGAGATACGGAGCTAGAGGTGATGGGAGAACAGACGCGACCGAGCCATTTTTGACAGCTTGGTCATTAGCATGTGAGTCACGGGCTCGAGCCATGGTCTACATTCCCCGAGGAACATACTTGGTTAGAAACCTAGTCTTTTGGGGTCCTTGTAAGAACATTATAACTTTCAAAATCGATGGAACACTCGTTGCTCCGGAAAATTACTGGAGTATAGGTAGTTCTGGTTACTGGATCCTATTCGCTAAGGTAAACCGGATCTCGGTTTACGGTGGAATCCTTGATGCTAGAGGAGCTGGTTATTGGTCTTGTAGAAAGAAAGGTGGTCATTGTCCTCAGGGTGCAAGG TCTATCTCGTTTAGCTGGTGCGATAATGTTCTACTAAGCGGTCTAACGTCGTTGAATAGTCAGAATATTCACGTTACGGTTCATCATTCTTCTAATGTTCGGATTCAAAACATAAGAATCAGGGCTCCAAGTGGAAGCCCCAATACTGACGGTATTATCGTCCAGGCTTCTTCTGGAGTCACCATTAGTGGGGGAGTCATCGGGACCGGTGATGACTGCATTGCTCTTAATCCAGGATCTAAAAACATTTGGATCGAACGTTTGAATTGTGGACCCGGACATGGAATCAG CATTGGGAGTCTTGGGGAATACGCTAACGAGGAAGGTGTGCAGAATATCACCGTCACAAGCTCTATTTTTACCAAGACGCAAAACGGAGTCAGAATAAAGAGTTGGGGTAGGCCGAGCAATGGGTTTGTGAGGAATGTGCAATTCCGAAACTTGGTAATGAGGAATGTTGAGAATCCATTAATCATCGATCAAAACTATTGCCCTAGTAGAAAAGGTTGCCCTAATCAG AGCTCTGGCGTGAAGATAAGTGGAGTGACGTACGCAAACATAAAGGGAACATCAGCAACGCCAGTAGCTATGAAACTGGATTGTAGTGGAAGTAATCATTGCACAGGGATTACATTAAAAAACATTAACCTCAAGTACATGAGAAGGTCATCAGCTTCTTATTGCAAGAACGCTCATGGACGAGCCTCTGGAGTTATGATTCCAAGGAATTGTATGTGA